A section of the Pygocentrus nattereri isolate fPygNat1 chromosome 18, fPygNat1.pri, whole genome shotgun sequence genome encodes:
- the LOC119265973 gene encoding protocadherin gamma-C5-like translates to MEIMMRKMRRKWWIAGLLQALAVWNIIEAQIRYTIPEELNEGTVVGNIAKDLDLKLSEVFERNLRLASESGKQYFGVDSAKGELVVSERIDRETLCSQSATCLLPLEAIVENPLQLYRVEIEIQDINDNSPVFQNNEKVLNIAESTAPGARFRLEAAQDPDVGSNSLRTYTLSKNEHFALNLKSAKDGSQVPELVLEKPLDREKQSTISLMLTALDGGKPARSGTAEITVRVLDNNDNAPVFEKAQYDAQLAENTSPGAVVVTVKAQDLDDGLNKEISYSFGPHTPDVLHRLFSVDSVTGEVKVKNEIDFETDQSFDVDIVARDQGTPPMEGLCSVHLEILDMNDNAPEIVLKSLPSPVREDAPVGTVVALISAKDLDTGENGKVSLTLSPGAPFSLKPSISNHYTLITDQKLDRESHSVYNVVIVAADSGSPQLTSKQEIVVSVLDVNDNPPIFTQPFYSVYVKENSAAGSILCSVSASDPDQGENAKVSYSVLDSRVLDTPVSSYIYINSDNGSIYTMHSFDYEKMKVFQIQVQAKDHGSPSLSSNATVHVFILDQNDNAPAVIYPSAVMGSASHQRMPRSAKAGHLVTKVTAVDADSGHNAWISYRLAEAADASLFSVNLHTGEVRTKRSVSEQDDSSQRLLIEIKDNGEPVQSTTVTVDVLIEDGFHEPVSDYRKKSAEVSKKSGKITLYLIISLASVSLLCLMTFFILLVKCARGSRGSSSCCIRRSESGYKNPNRNLQIQLNTDGPIKYVEVLGGDMMSQSQSFGSYLSPMSEFSDFTLVKPSSTTDFTDTLNVLDASLPDSTWKFESQQVSTLLETISSNMWFCCSLLCCCSCRVWC, encoded by the coding sequence ATGGAGATTATGATGAGAAAAATGCGCAGAAAATGGTGGATTGCCGGGCTGCTTCAGGCTCTTGCTGTGTGGAATATAATCGAGGCACAGATTCGCTACACCATCCCAGAGGAGCTGAATGAGGGCACTGTGGTGGGAAACATCGCCAAAGACCTGGATTTGAAATTGTCTGAGGTTTTTGAACGGAATTTACGGCTCGCCTCCGAGTCTGGAAAGCAGTATTTCGGCGTGGATTCAGCCAAAGGTGAGCTGGTGGTGAGTGAGAGAATCGACAGAGAGACGTTATGCAGCCAAAGCGCCACTTGCCTCCTTCCGTTAGAGGCTATTGTAGAAAATCCATTACAGCTGTATCGCGTCGAAATAGAGATTCAGGACATCAATGACAATTCGCCCGTTTTCCAAAACAATGAGAAGGTTTTAAACATAGCTGAGTCAACAGCACCTGGTGCAAGATTTCGGTTAGAAGCTGCACAAGATCCTGATGTTGGGTCGAATTCACTGCGGACTTACACGCTCAGTAAAAACGAGCACTTTGCATTAAATCTGAAATCAGCTAAAGATGGATCTCAGGTTCCTGAGCTGGTTTTAGAAAAACCtctagacagagagaaacagtcaACAATCAGCCTAATGTTAACAGCGTTAGATGGAGGGAAACCTGCCAGATCTGGAACAGCAGAAATCACTGTTCGAGTTTTAGATAACAATGACAATGCGCCAGTTTTTGAAAAGGCTCAGTATGACGCTCAACTCGCAGAAAACACATCGCCAGGTGCGGTAGTGGTGACTGTAAAAGCGCAAGACCTGGATGACGGCTTGAACAAAGAAATCAGCTATTCGTTTGGACCACACACACCAGATGTGCTTCACAGATTGTTTTCTGTTGATTCAGTGACGGGCGAGGTGAaggtaaaaaatgaaatagattTTGAGACAGACCAGTCTTTTGATGTTGATATTGTGGCGAGAGACCAAGGCACTCCTCCAATGGAAGGCCTGTGTAGTGTCCACTTGGAAATTTTAGATATGAACGATAACGCTCCTGAAATAGTCTTAAAGTCTCTGCCCAGTCCTGTGCGTGAAGACGCTCCAGTTGGAACAGTTGTGGCTTTGATAAGCGCCAAAGATTTAGACACAGGAGAGAACGGCAAAGTCAGTCTGACTTTATCACCAGGCGCTCCTTTTTCATTAAAACCCTCAATTTCCAATCATTATACACTAATTACAGACCAGAAACTGGACAGAGAGTCTCACTCTGTGTATAATGTTGTTATAGTAGCTGCTGATTCTGGATCTCCTCAGCTCACATCTAAGCAGGAGATCGTCGTCAGTGTTTTAGATGTAAATGATAACCCGCCTATTTTCACTCAGCCGTTTTACTCTGTTTACGTAAAGGAGAACAGCGCTGCTGGTTCCATATTGTGTTCAGTTTCAGCTTCTGATCCAGATCAGGGAGAAAATGCCAAAGTGTCGTATTCAGTATTAGATTCTAGAGTTCTCGACACTCCAGTCTCATCTTATATCTACATAAACTCCGATAACGGCAGCATCTACACCATGCACTCCTTCGACTACGAGAAAATGAAAGTGTTCCAGATCCAAGTTCAGGCGAAAGATCACGGCTCTCCGTCTCTGAGCAGCAACGCCACAGTTCATGTGTTCATCCTGGACCAGAACGACAATGCCCCCGCGGTCATTTACCCCTCTGCAGTCATGGGCTCCGCCTCTCATCAGAGGATGCCCCGCTCCGCTAAAGCAGGACACCTCGTCACTAAGGTCACGGCAGTGGATGCTGACTCGGGCCATAACGCCTGGATCTCCTATCGGCTCGCGGAGGCCGCGGACGCGTCTCTGTTCAGCGTCAATCTGCACACAGGAGAGGTGAGGACTAAGCGCTCCGTGTCCGAGCAGGATGACTCCTCTCAGAGGCTGCTGATAGAGATCAAGGACAACGGAGAGCCCGTGCAGTCCACCACGGTCACCGTGGATGTGCTGATAGAGGACGGCTTTCATGAGCCCGTCTCAGACTACCGCAAGAAAAGCGCGGAGGTCAGTAAGAAAAGCGGGAAAATCACTCTGTACCTGATCATCTCTCTCGCTTCTGTTTCGCTGCTGTGTTTGATGACGTTCTTCATCTTGCTGGTGAAATGCGCTCGAGGCAGTAGAGGCAGCTCGAGCTGCTGTATCAGGCGGAGCGAGTCTGGATATAAAAACCCCAACAGAAACCTGCAGATCCAGCTCAACACGGACGGCCCCATTAAGTatgtggaggtgctgggaggAGACATGATGTCTCAGAGTCAGTCGTTCGGCTCCTATCTCTCTCCAATGTCCGAGTTCAGTGATTTCACCCTCGTTAAGCCCAGCAGCACCACTGACTTCACAGACACGCTCAACGTGCTGGACGCGTCCTTACCTGACAGCACGTGGAAGTTCGAGAGTCAGCAGGTGAGTACTTTGTTGGAAACAATCAGCAGTAATATGTGGTTTTGTTGTTCGTTGCTTTGTTGCTGTTCTTGTCGTGTTTGGTGCTGA
- the LOC119265963 gene encoding protocadherin gamma-C5-like, translated as MRTQIGREVLFFQALWLFCFGALWNRTGAQLRYTIPEELKEGSVVGNIAKDLGFGASEISERKLRVASDSGKQYFSLDLRNGELIVKDVVDREDLCEQSASCVLPLQIIIEDPLQFYRVEVEIQDINDNSPRFLSGTNILDVAESTPSGAKFRLEPAQDPDVGSNALRTYTLSKNDYFALNLKNNKDGRKVPELVLEKLLDREKQPIHQLTLTAIDGGNPVRSGSTEITVRVLDANDNAPIFEKDLYEIKVMENCAPGTLILTVKAIDLDEGINSQIQYSFGAHTSEIIQNFFTINPETGEVSVFKNLDYESSKSFEFDIRAKDKGTPAMEGHCRVQVAVVDVNDNAPEITIASSPKPVREDAPAGTMVALINVKDLDSGENGNVTLTTSTNHPFKLKPTFSNHYALVTDAKLDREKFPEYNIELKAADAGSPALLTSKFVTVYILDVNDNAPVFSMPVYSVYVKENCAPGSILSSVSATDLDTGENAKITYSVLDSKKQDIPVSSYVYINSDNGSIYTMHSFDYEKMKVFQIQVQAKDHGSPSLSSNATVHVFILDQNDNAPAVIYPSAVMGSVSHQRMPRSAKAGHLVTKVTAVDADSGHNAWISYRLAEAADASLFSVNLHTGEVRTRRSVSEQDDSSQRLLIEIKDNGEPVQSTTVTVDVLIEDGFHEPVSDYRKKSAEVSKKSGKITLYLIISLASVSLLCLMTFFILLVKCARGSRGSSSCCIRRSESGYKNPNRNLQIQLNTDGPIKYVEVLGGDMMSQSQSFGSYLSPISEFSDFTLVKPSSTTDFTDTLNVLDASLPDSTWKFESQQVSALLETISSNMWFRCPLLK; from the exons ATGAGGACTCAAATAGGAAGGGAGGTCCTATTTTTTCAGGCGCTGTGGCTCTTCTGTTTCGGTGCCTTGTGGAATAGAACAGGAGCACAGCTGCGCTACACCATTCCAGAAGAGCTAAAGGAGGGTTCCGTTGTTGGAAATATAGCCAAAGATCTTGGTTTTGGAGCATCGGAGATTTCTGAGCGTAAACTGAGGGTTGCGTCTGATTCCGGTAAGCAGTACTTTTCTTTAGATTTGAGGAATGGCGAGCTGATTGTGAAGGACGTCGTAGACAGAGAGGATCTATGCGAACAAAGCGCCAGTTGTGTGCTGCCATTGCAGATAATAATCGAGGATCCTCTTCAGTTTTATCGCGTGGAGGTCGAAATACAAGATATAAACGACAATTCCCCACGTTTTCTTTCTGGCACGAACATTTTAGACGTGGCTGAGTCGACACCGTCTGGAGCGAAATTCCGTTTAGAGCCTGCCCAAGACCCCGATGTTGGATCTAACGCTTTACGAACGTACACGTTGagtaaaaatgattattttgccTTGAACCTCAAGAATAACAAGGATGGGAGGAAAGTCCCAGAGCTTGTGCTGGAGAAGCTTCTTGATAGAGAAAAACAGCCCATTCACCAGCTCACTTTGACAGCCATTGATGGAGGGAATCCGGTTAGATCAGGGAGCACTGAAATCACAGTGAGGGTGCTGGATGCCAATGATAATGCTCCAATATTTGAGAAAGATTTATATGAGATTAAAGTAATGGAAAACTGCGCCCCAGGTACCCTTATACTGACTGTAAAAGCAATTGACTTGGATGAAGGGATTAATAGCCAAATCCAGTATTCCTTTGGGGCGCATACATCAGAAATTATTCAGAATTTCTTCACTATCAACCCAGAAACGGGTGAAGTGTCTGTGTTCAAAAATCTCGATTATGAAAGCAGTAAATCGTTTGAGTTTGATATACGAGCTAAAGACAAAGGAACCCCAGCTATGGAGGGACATTGTAGAGTCCAGGTGGCAGTGGTAGATGTGAACGATAATGCTCCAGAGATCACCATCGCCTCCTCGCCCAAACCTGTGCGAGAGGACGCGCCAGCGGGGACCATGGTAGCGTTGATAAACGTTAAAGATCTGGATTCAGGAGAGAATGGAAACGTAACGCTAACGACGTCCACTAACCACCCATTTAAATTAAAGCCAACGTTTTCCAATCATTACGCACTGGTTACAGACGCGAAGTTAGACCGAGAGAAGTTCCCGGAATATAATATTGAGCTCAAAGCAGCCGATGCTGGATCGCCAGCCTTACTGACGAGCAAATTTGTCACAGTGTACATTCTAGATGTGAATGACAACGCTCCCGTTTTCTCAATGCCAGTGTACTCAGTTTATGTTAAAGAGAACTGCGCCCCGGGGTCAATTCTATCATCAGTGTCAGCCACAGATTTAGATACGGGtgaaaatgctaaaataacATATTCTGTTTTAGATTCCAAAAAACAAGATATTCCTGTTTCCTCATATGTCTATATAAACTCCGATAACGGCAGCATCTACACCATGCACTCCTTCGACTACGAGAAAATGAAAGTGTTCCAGATCCAAGTTCAGGCGAAAGATCACGGCTCTCCGTCTCTGAGCAGCAACGCCACAGTTCACGTGTTCATTCTGGACCAGAACGACAATGCCCCCGCGGTCATTTACCCCTCTGCAGTCATGGGCTCCGTCTCTCATCAGAGGATGCCCCGCTCCGCTAAAGCAGGACACCTCGTCACTAAGGTCACGGCAGTGGACGCTGACTCGGGCCATAACGCCTGGATCTCCTATCGGCTCGCGGAGGCCGCGGACGCGTCTCTGTTCAGCGTCAATCTGCACACCGGAGAGGTGAGGACTAGGCGCTCCGTGTCCGAGCAGGATGACTCCTCTCAGAGGCTGCTGATAGAGATCAAGGACAACGGAGAGCCCGTGCAGTCCACCACGGTCACCGTGGATGTGCTGATAGAGGACGGCTTTCATGAGCCCGTCTCAGACTACCGCAAGAAAAGCGCGGAGGTCAGTAAGAAAAGCGGGAAAATCACTCTGTACCTGATCATCTCTCTCGCTTCTGTttcgctgctgtgtctgatgacGTTCTTCATCTTGCTGGTGAAATGCGCTCGAGGCAGTAGAGGCAGCTCGAGCTGCTGTATCAGGCGGAGCGAGTCTGGATATAAAAACCCCAACAGAAACCTGCAGATCCAGCTCAACACGGACGGCCCCATTAAGTatgtggaggtgctgggaggAGACATGATGTCTCAGAGTCAGTCGTTCGGCTCCTATCTCTCTCCAATATCCGAGTTCAGTGATTTCACCCTCGTTAAGCCCAGCAGCACCACTGACTTCACAGACACGCTCAACGTGCTGGATGCGTCCTTACCTGACAGCACGTGGAAGTTCGAGAGTCAGCAGGTGAGTGCTTTGTTGGAAACAATCAGCAGTAATATGTGGTTTCGTTGTCCGTTGCTT AAGTGA
- the pcdh1g22 gene encoding protocadherin 1 gamma 22 produces MGITLFLRRNIYCCLFLLIWNTIEAQIRYSIPEELRGGSVVGNIAKDLGLDLSEVVDRKLRIASGSGKRYFSVSVEKGELIVNEKIDRESLCGQSAPCLLPLEAVVENPLQLHRVEIEIQDINDNAPNFNSNERTLNIPESINPGAKFLLDSADDPDVGTNSLQSYSLDRNKYFVLNVKTQDGIKIPELVLDKPLDREKQGVHKLILTAVDGGSPVRSGSCEITVVVLDINDNAPQFEKSFYEVTIDENAQIGSNIVKVSAVDLDEGPNGEVEYFFTDKTSDALRAVFDINSKTGVISVKGLLDHEQANLHKFDVLAKDKGIPQMEGHCSIKIKINDVNDNDPDIVITSLSSPVPENSPSNTVIALISTKDADSGENGKVNLTLATPSPFRLNPSLSNHYSLVTNGPLDREKYPEYEIKLNAIDSGSPPRSSQKSVKIMVSDVNDNPPVFSQKSYTVYTKENSVHGSILCSVSAHDPDLDQNAKISYSVLDSKVQDVSISSYIYINSDNGSIYAMHSFDYEKMKVFQIQVQAKDHGSPSLSSNATVHVFILDQNDNAPAVIYPSAVMGSASHQRMPRSAKAGHLVTKVTAVDADSGHNAWISYRLAEAADASLFSVNLHTGEVRTKRSVSEQDDSSQRLLIEIKDNGEPVQSTTVTVDVLIEDGFHEPVSDYRKKSAEVSKKSGKITLYLIISLASVSLLCLMTFFILLVKCARGSRGSSSCCIRRSESGYKNPNRNLQIQLNTDGPIKYVEVLGGDMMSQSQSFGSYLSPMSEFSDFTLVKPSSTTDFTDTLNVLDASLPDSTWKFESQQTA; encoded by the exons ATGGGGATTACGTTGTTTTTAAGGAGGAACATATACTGCTGTCTTTTCCTTCTCATTTGGAATACAATAGAGGCGCAGATTCGCTATAGCATCCCGGAGGAGCTAAGAGGAGGATCCGTGGTTGGAAATATCGCTAAAGATCTTGGTTTGGATTTATCTGAGGTTGTAGATCGTAAATTGCGAATTGCATCTGGGTCAGGTAAGCGGTACTTCAGCGTGTCTGTGGAGAAGGGCGAGCTTATTGTAAATGAGAAAATCGACAGAGAGAGCCTTTGTGGGCAGAGCGCTCCGTGTTTGCTGCCTCTCGAAGCGGTTGTAGAAAATCCTCTGCAGCTGCATCGAGTCGAGATCGAAATACAAGACATCAATGACAACGCGCCCAATTTCAATTCAAATGAACGCACTTTGAACATACCCGAGTCTATAAACCCTGGCGCTAAATTTCTTCTGGACAGCGCAGACGATCCTGACGTGGGGACGAATTCGTTGCAGTCTTACAGTCTAGATAGGaacaaatattttgttttaaatgtaaaaactcaAGATGGTATAAAAATTCCAGAGTTGGTGCTGGATAAACCTCTCGATCGAGAGAAACAGGGTGTTCATAAGCTCATACTGACGGCTGTAGACGGTGGAAGTCCAGTGAGATCTGGCTCTTGTGAGATTACTGTGGTTGTTTTAGATATTAATGACAATGCACCACAGTTCGAAAAGTCGTTTTATGAAGTAACAATAGATGAAAATGCGCAAATTGGCAGTAACATCGTGAAAGTCAGCGCAGTTGATTTAGATGAAGGACCGAATGGAGAAGTCGAGTACTTTTTCACGGATAAAACGTCTGATGCACTGAGGGCAGTTTTTGACATTAACTCAAAGACTGGTGTGATTAGCGTGAAAGGGCTTCTGGATCATGAACaagctaatttacataaatttgaCGTACTGGCAAAGGACAAAGGAATCCCTCAAATGGAAGGGCACTGTAGCATTAAAATAAAGATCAATGATGTTAATGATAACGATCCAGACATAGTTATAACATCTCTTTCCAGTCCAGTGCCTGAAAATTCTCCGAGTAACACTGTCATCGCGTTGATTAGCACGAAAGACGCAGATTCTGGCGAGAATGGGAAGGTAAATCTCACTTTGGCCACTCCTTCCCCGTTTAGACTGAATCCTTCCCTATCCAATCATTACTCGTTAGTCACAAACGGTCCTCTAGATAGAGAAAAGTACCCCGAGTACGAGATCAAGCTAAATGCTATTGATTCAGGTTCACCGCCAAGATCTTCACAAAAATCAGTTAAAATTATGGTCTCGGATGTCAATGATAATCCTCCTGTTTTCTCTCAGAagtcatatacagtatatactaaGGAAAATAGTGTTCATGGGTCAATATTGTGCTCTGTATCTGCACATGATCCTGACCTGGACCAAAATGCAAAAATTTCCTACTCCGTTTTGGACTCTAAAGTGCAGGACGTCTCAATTTCCTcttacatttatataaattcAGATAATGGCAGCATCTACGCCATGCACTCCTTCGACTAtgagaaaatgaaagtgttCCAGATCCAAGTTCAGGCGAAAGATCACGGCTCTCCGTCTCTGAGCAGCAACGCCACAGTTCATGTGTTCATTCTGGACCAGAACGATAATGCCCCCGCGGTCATTTACCCCTCTGCAGTCATGGGCTCCGCCTCTCATCAGAGGATGCCCCGCTCCGCTAAAGCAGGACACCTCGTCACTAAGGTCACGGCAGTGGACGCTGACTCGGGCCATAACGCCTGGATCTCCTATCGGCTCGCGGAGGCCGCGGACGCGTCTCTGTTCAGCGTCAATCTGCACACAGGAGAGGTGAGGACTAAGCGCTCCGTGTCCGAGCAGGATGACTCCTCTCAGAGGCTGCTGATAGAGATCAAGGACAACGGAGAGCCCGTGCAGTCCACCACGGTCACCGTGGATGTGCTGATAGAGGACGGCTTTCATGAGCCCGTCTCAGACTACCGCAAGAAAAGCGCGGAGGTCAGTAAGAAAAGCGGGAAAATCACTCTGTACCTGATCATCTCTCTCGCTTCTGTTTCGCTGCTGTGTTTGATGACGTTCTTCATCTTGCTGGTGAAATGCGCTCGAGGCAGTAGAGGCAGCTCGAGCTGCTGTATCAGGCGGAGCGAGTCTGGATATAAAAACCCCAACAGAAACCTGCAGATCCAGCTCAACACGGACGGCCCCATTAAGTatgtggaggtgctgggaggAGACATGATGTCTCAGAGTCAGTCGTTCGGCTCCTATCTCTCTCCAATGTCCGAGTTCAGTGATTTCACCCTCGTTAAGCCCAGCAGCACCACTGACTTCACAGACACGCTCAACGTGCTGGATGCGTCCTTACCTGACAGCACGTGGAAGTTCGAGAGTCAGCAG ACTGCATGA